Proteins encoded by one window of Vibrio panuliri:
- a CDS encoding phosphorothioated DNA-binding restriction endonuclease, whose translation MELIDKIQTISRWRRGDQRAPHKPLMLLYALSQYKQGHERLFKFESEVDNQVKELLVQYGPSRKAYHPEYPFWRLANEKDPFWELKNGEDCIPRKSNTDPKKSELIKYNVMAGFDASSYQSLISNPEMIEKIASKLIQDNFPDTLQEELFVRFGFEVDTSTKQRDPNFRKNVLRAYNYRCAVCGFDLALDTVPVGIEAAHIKWKQYSGVCEVTNGVALCSIHHKALDKGVITFNSELRVQVSPATIGGDMVQRLIFDYESKKISLPRDVLLYPSDKAIEWHMREVYKTS comes from the coding sequence ATGGAACTCATCGATAAAATTCAAACGATCTCACGCTGGCGACGTGGAGATCAACGCGCTCCACATAAACCCTTAATGTTGTTATATGCTTTATCTCAATATAAGCAAGGCCATGAACGCTTGTTCAAGTTTGAGAGTGAAGTAGATAATCAGGTTAAAGAGCTACTGGTTCAGTACGGTCCTTCACGAAAGGCTTATCACCCGGAGTACCCTTTTTGGCGCTTAGCCAATGAAAAGGATCCATTTTGGGAATTAAAAAACGGTGAAGACTGTATCCCTCGTAAAAGTAATACCGACCCTAAAAAGTCGGAGCTCATTAAATATAATGTAATGGCAGGGTTTGACGCTTCCTCATATCAAAGCTTAATTTCTAATCCAGAAATGATAGAAAAGATTGCTTCAAAGCTAATTCAAGACAACTTCCCTGATACGTTACAAGAAGAGTTGTTTGTTCGTTTTGGCTTTGAGGTGGATACCTCGACCAAGCAACGTGACCCCAATTTCCGTAAGAATGTTCTACGAGCTTACAACTATCGATGTGCAGTGTGTGGTTTTGACTTAGCTTTAGATACTGTCCCAGTTGGAATTGAAGCTGCACATATAAAATGGAAGCAATATTCTGGCGTTTGTGAAGTGACGAATGGTGTTGCATTGTGCAGTATTCATCATAAGGCATTAGATAAAGGTGTGATTACATTCAATAGCGAACTGAGGGTTCAAGTATCACCTGCGACTATAGGAGGGGATATGGTCCAACGATTAATTTTTGATTACGAAAGTAAAAAGATTAGTTTGCCCAGAGATGTTTTATTATACCCATCAGATAAAGCAATCGAATGGCACATGAGAGAGGTTTATAAAACGTCATAA